One stretch of Dissulfurimicrobium hydrothermale DNA includes these proteins:
- a CDS encoding sirohydrochlorin cobaltochelatase — protein sequence MCLNNDRSKIPIVLTAFGTTSRAMKTYAVVDKVVRMHFPGHDIRWAYTSRVVKDSARKEGREIKSPSEVLNDLAAEGHSWAVVQSLHLLCGHEFYRMIDEISNHIVRVSVGLPLLSSPMDYGRMADVIGRAFPAYDLEATVLIGHGTDHPAWSSYLAFLWVLRRRFGPRFFIGVIEDGMPTMEDTLKTVMEAGFLKVRLVPLLLVAGRHFQEDLAGSGGSWKCMFEQVGLETVVHCDGIGELPGVADVFCGHIQDAIEVVL from the coding sequence ATGTGCCTGAACAATGATAGATCAAAGATCCCGATCGTGCTTACCGCCTTTGGAACCACTAGTCGGGCTATGAAGACTTATGCTGTCGTGGATAAGGTCGTTAGGATGCATTTCCCTGGGCATGATATACGTTGGGCGTATACTTCTCGCGTAGTCAAAGATTCTGCGCGGAAAGAGGGCAGAGAGATAAAGTCGCCGTCTGAGGTCTTGAATGACCTGGCTGCTGAAGGCCATTCATGGGCGGTGGTACAGTCCCTTCATCTCCTATGCGGCCATGAGTTTTATCGTATGATTGATGAGATAAGTAACCATATTGTACGTGTATCGGTAGGCCTGCCCCTTCTCTCCTCACCGATGGATTATGGGCGCATGGCGGACGTCATCGGTCGTGCATTTCCCGCCTATGATCTTGAGGCGACGGTCCTGATCGGGCATGGCACGGATCACCCTGCATGGTCGAGTTATCTTGCGTTTTTATGGGTGTTGAGGCGGCGTTTCGGGCCGAGGTTTTTTATCGGCGTGATAGAAGATGGTATGCCGACCATGGAAGACACGTTAAAGACTGTTATGGAGGCAGGTTTTTTAAAAGTTAGGCTTGTGCCGTTGCTCCTTGTTGCTGGGCGGCATTTCCAAGAGGATTTGGCTGGAAGCGGCGGCTCCTGGAAATGTATGTTTGAACAGGTCGGGCTGGAGACCGTCGTCCATTGCGATGGTATCGGCGAATTGCCCGGGGTGGCCGATGTATTTTGTGGGCATATACAAGATGCCATTGAGGTGGTTCTTTAA
- a CDS encoding DUF2162 family putative transporter, which translates to MELKALILGLLFSIGIFALKSGTGLYYAAIQKKGIFGKTLLVLTFIAVYVGLFGLSFFVLGRINLVRHLDFINGLLRAGMLIHLVLAAFTAVWGVVLLKEGSRYSLGWLTLSVPCPVCMIVIFSTSAFLMSIFPEALGTAFYLATGSFVAVVLFTFFVMHSARKGLKGSPESLLGGAMLAISGYFILSAMIIPQVSDIERIYRLSMQNAAQNTGRGLTTVLILFLLTAVPGFFWTLMKIRRIKTWT; encoded by the coding sequence ATGGAGCTTAAGGCGCTTATTCTTGGCCTGCTCTTTAGTATAGGGATCTTTGCCTTAAAGAGCGGGACGGGGTTGTATTACGCCGCAATCCAAAAAAAAGGCATTTTCGGTAAGACGTTGCTCGTCTTGACCTTCATTGCCGTATATGTAGGGCTGTTCGGGCTTTCGTTTTTTGTCTTGGGGCGGATTAATCTTGTTCGTCATCTCGATTTTATAAACGGTCTTTTGAGGGCCGGGATGCTTATCCATCTTGTCCTGGCAGCATTTACGGCCGTTTGGGGTGTAGTCCTCCTTAAAGAAGGCAGCCGATACAGCCTTGGCTGGCTCACCCTTTCTGTGCCATGCCCTGTCTGCATGATCGTCATATTTTCGACCAGTGCCTTTTTGATGAGTATATTTCCGGAGGCCTTGGGCACGGCGTTTTATCTTGCAACCGGCAGTTTTGTGGCCGTCGTTCTCTTTACGTTTTTCGTGATGCATTCGGCTCGAAAGGGCCTCAAGGGCTCGCCTGAGTCGCTTTTAGGCGGGGCCATGCTGGCGATTTCAGGCTATTTTATCCTGTCCGCCATGATAATCCCTCAGGTTTCTGATATTGAGCGGATATATCGGCTTTCCATGCAAAATGCAGCACAAAATACAGGTCGTGGCCTTACTACCGTCTTGATCTTGTTTCTTTTGACCGCTGTCCCAGGATTTTTTTGGACCCTCATGAAGATAAGGAGGATCAAGACTTGGACGTAG
- a CDS encoding cobaltochelatase subunit CobN has product MYCWIFTVITIFSFFIPKTASAQGLMVFFVGDSDVYTCRKALSSIDLPGLKVLVLTEKDLDAPRASAVLSSMDVAVLDAMQGGLTDWLTSHKNLINPMAKIYAVRSPGRSRELKGQGVIFDETVRRYFDYTSEENIRGLILYLAKTDLGVHVSPPAPVVPPEGGFYHPDAHAFFADVGEYVNWYKKTGHFNDKGLWSLVVVFPTFTVDSRKGPLDALIRAYEANGINTLTLLYSPKDGPSEIDRLISEPPLNDALGSITSFVFRFSSLLSPRLLKVLEKANCPVFNPQYLFYTSRDEWMKSSQGMAASEITMQFSMPELSGLVEPTVVGAKEDMSNEGPIYVPIKDEIDILARRVARWHALKEKPNRDKRIVLIYYNHVQGKQNIGASYLNVARSIKVIVNRLRAEGYMIPKDVSEDEIKDLLVKVGRNIGSWAPGELDRFMASNDYVAIDMRQYKRWIKGIDQGFLKKVEKDWGRPEDSKIMTRDGRFIIPCIRLGNLTIAPQPVRGFSDDPDKLYHSTIVYPHHQYVAFYLWLQKVLRPDAMISLGTHGTHEWLPGKNAGLSASCSPEVLIGDIPNIYPYIVDDVGEGIQAKRRGRAVIIDHAVPPFRQGGLYAEYSKLAALISEYEASDSNDIKAARLARIGKLATALGLCKDLGVKKIDKDSVKRLEDYLIEIKTSLVPYGLHTFGESPKGEALDEMAAAVSSGANGGKDRYLRLISESGRDELDALVNALNGGFIPPAPGGDPVRNPESLPTGRDFYGFDPEKVPSKEAWGQGKKAAEEIIDGYRKAHGGRYPEKTAIVLWAVETMRNEGVNEATALYLMGMRPIWDRRDKVKGVEPISATELNRPRLDVLLQMSGLYRDTFPSVALLLDKAVKEAAVLTDVENYIKDHTEALKKTLIKAGYTRAEADKLSTVRIFSERPGAYGTKVAEMTGASGLWEDDSKIAQAFMNMVSFGYSKDMWGQDAKAVFRSQLKDVSVTVQSRSSNLYGLMDNDDVFQYLGGLNMAVKKISGKAPDSLISDQKDPRNSRMEPLSLAIGTELRARYLNPVWIEGMKKEGYAGAREMSRFVDNMWGWQVTTPEMIDRAKWDEVYSVYVEDKYRLGLKEFFSRENPWAYQSITGRMLEAARKGYWKADDRTLMRLSKEYALDVINKGVACCDHTCNNPLLNQMVVNIISIPGVMAPKLVERFKLAIQKAAGKTIDAQVKQRIDLLTRLGNRAILVSDERPSYDPWVKARATIGETTGNDKGGVGTEGIKGTHSIQNASKKADVKGYKVKELGQRDKKERADKADVSSSGVQWAAAVFVMGIVVLVVLGIYRQKRR; this is encoded by the coding sequence ATGTATTGCTGGATTTTTACTGTCATAACTATTTTTTCATTTTTTATCCCGAAAACCGCCTCGGCCCAAGGGCTGATGGTCTTTTTTGTCGGGGATTCTGACGTCTATACCTGTCGGAAAGCGTTATCGTCCATTGATCTTCCTGGACTTAAGGTCTTGGTCTTAACTGAAAAGGATCTCGATGCCCCAAGGGCCTCGGCTGTGCTTTCGTCTATGGATGTAGCTGTCTTGGATGCTATGCAGGGGGGACTTACCGATTGGTTGACCTCGCATAAAAATTTAATAAATCCAATGGCTAAGATATATGCCGTCCGTTCGCCAGGCAGATCAAGGGAGTTGAAAGGTCAGGGTGTCATATTCGACGAGACGGTCAGGAGATACTTCGATTATACGAGTGAAGAAAATATCCGAGGGCTCATTCTATATCTTGCGAAGACCGATTTAGGCGTTCATGTCTCTCCGCCAGCGCCGGTCGTGCCGCCCGAAGGGGGTTTTTATCACCCCGATGCCCATGCCTTTTTCGCTGACGTCGGCGAATATGTGAACTGGTATAAAAAAACAGGCCATTTCAATGACAAAGGTCTCTGGTCACTAGTGGTCGTATTTCCAACTTTTACCGTTGATTCAAGGAAAGGGCCGCTTGACGCCCTTATAAGGGCATATGAGGCCAATGGTATAAATACGCTGACACTCCTCTATTCCCCAAAGGACGGGCCATCCGAGATAGACCGTTTGATCTCTGAACCGCCCTTAAATGACGCCCTTGGTTCCATCACGAGTTTTGTATTCAGATTCAGCTCTCTCCTTTCCCCTAGACTTTTGAAGGTACTTGAGAAGGCGAATTGCCCCGTTTTCAATCCCCAATATCTTTTTTACACATCGAGGGACGAATGGATGAAGTCGTCGCAGGGCATGGCCGCCAGCGAGATCACCATGCAGTTCTCCATGCCGGAGCTCTCTGGCCTTGTAGAACCTACTGTTGTCGGGGCGAAAGAAGATATGAGCAACGAGGGTCCGATATATGTCCCGATCAAGGATGAGATAGATATACTTGCAAGGCGGGTGGCAAGATGGCATGCGCTTAAAGAAAAACCGAATAGGGATAAAAGAATCGTCCTGATTTATTATAACCATGTCCAAGGCAAACAGAATATAGGGGCAAGCTACCTCAATGTGGCGAGGAGCATCAAGGTCATTGTTAACCGTCTGAGAGCTGAAGGATATATGATCCCGAAGGATGTAAGCGAGGACGAGATCAAGGACCTTCTTGTAAAGGTTGGGAGGAATATAGGTTCGTGGGCCCCAGGCGAGCTTGACAGATTTATGGCCAGCAATGATTATGTCGCGATCGACATGAGGCAATATAAGAGGTGGATAAAGGGAATTGACCAGGGATTCTTAAAGAAGGTCGAAAAGGATTGGGGGAGGCCTGAGGATTCAAAGATAATGACCCGCGACGGGCGGTTTATCATCCCATGCATCCGTCTGGGCAATCTGACCATTGCGCCGCAGCCTGTAAGGGGGTTCAGCGATGATCCCGACAAGCTCTATCACAGCACGATTGTCTATCCGCACCATCAATACGTGGCTTTTTATCTCTGGCTTCAAAAGGTCTTGAGGCCTGATGCCATGATAAGCCTCGGCACTCATGGTACACATGAGTGGCTGCCTGGGAAGAATGCCGGCCTCTCGGCCAGCTGCTCACCGGAGGTGCTGATAGGCGATATCCCAAATATCTATCCATATATAGTTGATGACGTGGGTGAAGGCATCCAGGCCAAGCGCAGGGGGCGGGCTGTGATAATAGACCATGCGGTCCCGCCGTTCAGGCAAGGCGGTCTCTATGCCGAGTATTCAAAGCTCGCAGCCCTCATAAGTGAGTACGAGGCATCCGATTCGAACGATATAAAGGCCGCAAGGCTTGCACGCATAGGTAAGCTTGCAACAGCGCTCGGGCTCTGTAAGGACCTCGGGGTAAAAAAAATAGATAAAGACTCAGTCAAGAGACTTGAAGACTATCTCATTGAGATAAAAACCAGCCTTGTACCGTACGGTCTCCATACCTTTGGGGAATCCCCTAAAGGTGAGGCGCTTGATGAGATGGCCGCAGCTGTTTCATCAGGTGCAAATGGTGGAAAAGATCGCTACCTTAGGCTCATTTCTGAATCGGGTCGGGATGAACTCGATGCGCTTGTCAATGCCTTAAACGGCGGTTTTATCCCGCCGGCCCCCGGCGGGGATCCGGTTCGGAACCCCGAGAGTCTACCGACAGGCAGGGACTTCTATGGCTTTGATCCGGAAAAGGTCCCGTCGAAAGAGGCGTGGGGCCAGGGGAAAAAGGCGGCGGAGGAGATTATTGATGGTTATCGAAAGGCTCACGGCGGCAGGTATCCCGAAAAGACAGCCATAGTCCTCTGGGCCGTCGAGACTATGAGAAACGAGGGGGTGAACGAGGCGACCGCACTCTATCTCATGGGCATGAGACCCATATGGGATCGTAGGGACAAGGTAAAGGGCGTCGAGCCTATTTCGGCCACAGAATTGAACAGGCCGAGGCTTGATGTGCTTTTGCAGATGTCTGGTCTTTACAGGGATACCTTCCCATCGGTTGCGCTTCTTCTTGACAAGGCGGTGAAAGAAGCCGCTGTACTCACAGACGTTGAGAACTATATCAAGGATCACACCGAGGCGCTTAAAAAGACCCTCATAAAGGCGGGTTATACCAGAGCCGAGGCCGATAAACTCTCGACAGTTCGTATATTTTCCGAAAGACCTGGGGCATATGGTACAAAGGTAGCCGAGATGACCGGCGCAAGTGGTCTTTGGGAGGATGATTCAAAGATCGCTCAGGCGTTTATGAACATGGTCTCATTCGGTTATTCAAAAGACATGTGGGGGCAGGATGCAAAAGCTGTGTTCCGCTCACAGCTCAAGGATGTAAGCGTCACCGTCCAGTCGCGCTCTTCGAATCTCTACGGCCTTATGGACAACGATGACGTCTTTCAGTATCTTGGCGGACTCAATATGGCCGTAAAAAAGATCTCTGGGAAGGCGCCGGATAGCCTCATATCCGATCAGAAAGATCCTCGAAACAGCCGAATGGAACCCCTTTCCCTAGCTATAGGTACGGAGCTCAGGGCTAGGTATCTGAACCCTGTCTGGATAGAAGGTATGAAGAAGGAGGGTTATGCCGGGGCGCGTGAGATGTCTAGGTTTGTGGATAACATGTGGGGGTGGCAGGTGACTACCCCTGAGATGATAGACAGGGCCAAATGGGACGAGGTCTATTCAGTATATGTGGAAGATAAATACAGGTTGGGACTTAAAGAATTCTTCTCAAGGGAAAATCCATGGGCATATCAGTCTATTACTGGGCGGATGCTTGAGGCGGCAAGAAAGGGCTATTGGAAGGCCGACGACAGGACATTGATGAGGCTTTCAAAAGAATATGCACTGGATGTGATTAACAAGGGTGTGGCGTGCTGTGATCATACATGCAATAATCCCCTTTTAAATCAGATGGTGGTTAATATTATATCCATCCCAGGTGTCATGGCCCCGAAGCTCGTTGAGCGGTTCAAACTCGCCATACAAAAGGCGGCCGGGAAGACCATCGATGCCCAGGTCAAGCAGAGGATCGATCTCCTCACTAGACTGGGGAATAGGGCCATCCTGGTGTCAGATGAAAGGCCTTCATACGATCCGTGGGTCAAGGCCAGGGCAACGATCGGCGAGACGACAGGAAACGATAAAGGAGGGGTTGGAACTGAGGGCATAAAAGGTACGCATAGCATCCAAAATGCCTCCAAAAAGGCTGATGTCAAGGGGTATAAGGTGAAAGAGCTTGGTCAAAGGGATAAGAAAGAAAGGGCGGACAAGGCCGATGTCTCTTCATCGGGTGTCCAGTGGGCTGCGGCCGTCTTCGTCATGGGGATTGTGGTGCTCGTAGTCCTTGGGATATACAGACAAAAAAGGAGATGA
- a CDS encoding ferritin family protein — MARKHNRVTDMLCAAMRMEEKELEFFRKAADNCPDGPGKEIFLAILEDETGHKKEIEEINNFLESNGGWPAACRLYEQKQIDAEKTFAKAAKKYGPSVKTATGVTEALQIGIGLEKAAMDFYAKRLDEADGQAEKAFLQKMLSEERAHHGMLIDMQYYYQDPQGYFMEKEKSGLDGA; from the coding sequence ATGGCTCGAAAACATAACAGGGTAACGGACATGCTATGTGCCGCCATGCGGATGGAAGAAAAAGAACTGGAATTTTTCCGCAAGGCCGCCGACAACTGCCCTGACGGACCAGGGAAAGAGATATTCCTCGCCATCCTGGAAGATGAAACAGGGCATAAGAAGGAAATAGAGGAGATAAATAATTTTCTGGAATCCAACGGCGGATGGCCTGCCGCATGCAGGCTCTATGAACAGAAACAGATAGATGCTGAAAAGACGTTTGCAAAGGCGGCCAAGAAGTATGGCCCCTCCGTCAAAACAGCAACAGGCGTGACAGAGGCACTCCAGATCGGGATCGGACTCGAAAAGGCCGCCATGGACTTTTATGCAAAACGCCTAGACGAGGCCGACGGTCAGGCCGAGAAGGCCTTTCTCCAAAAAATGCTGAGCGAAGAAAGGGCCCATCACGGGATGCTCATTGATATGCAGTACTACTATCAAGATCCACAAGGTTACTTCATGGAAAAGGAAAAGAGCGGACTTGACGGTGCATGA
- a CDS encoding MotA/TolQ/ExbB proton channel family protein encodes MDVEAILKSFLYIISSTLFLPVIFILSMLVIWICIYSGSFFAEWLERARLTRCDPSALPDIIKNGGRFDMLSHSVKGFIAKLEDLIGNGVLSSLSVENLVYDYTIRLSKSLDHLRLLIRLGPGLGLLGTLIPMGTGLSALSQGDMTRLSADLVVAFTTTIVGLAIGLMAFFFYTVKRRWVEEDIKNIELTAEILMESDVRDVS; translated from the coding sequence TTGGACGTAGAGGCAATCCTCAAATCATTTCTCTATATTATTTCCTCCACCCTTTTTCTGCCAGTTATCTTTATATTATCCATGCTCGTGATCTGGATATGTATATATTCGGGTTCCTTTTTTGCAGAATGGCTTGAGAGGGCAAGGCTTACAAGGTGCGATCCATCGGCCTTGCCCGATATTATAAAGAATGGCGGCCGGTTCGATATGCTTTCTCACAGCGTCAAGGGCTTTATCGCCAAGCTCGAAGACTTAATAGGCAACGGTGTACTTTCATCGCTTTCCGTTGAGAATCTGGTTTACGATTACACCATCAGACTCTCGAAATCCCTTGATCATCTGCGCCTGCTCATACGGCTTGGTCCAGGACTTGGGCTTCTTGGAACCCTTATACCGATGGGTACTGGCCTTTCCGCCTTGAGCCAGGGAGATATGACCAGGCTTTCAGCGGACCTTGTCGTGGCCTTTACAACAACCATCGTAGGTCTTGCCATAGGGCTTATGGCCTTTTTCTTTTACACAGTCAAGCGCAGATGGGTGGAAGAAGATATAAAGAATATCGAACTTACGGCCGAGATACTAATGGAGAGCGATGTCAGAGATGTATCTTAG
- a CDS encoding DUF2149 domain-containing protein, whose product MYLRRRRFFKRILTVKDDPRDGDDDPLAGLVNLFDLSVVFIVSLILTLFSVYRMQDLFSEKAEFTIMKQSKDGRLEIITKKGKKVTAMKVEKEKAEGRGERLGTAYRLEDGSLVYVPEQ is encoded by the coding sequence ATGTATCTTAGACGAAGGCGTTTTTTCAAAAGGATATTGACAGTAAAAGACGATCCGCGCGACGGCGACGATGATCCGCTCGCAGGTCTTGTAAATCTCTTTGATCTAAGCGTAGTATTCATAGTAAGTCTCATTCTTACTCTCTTCTCCGTCTACAGAATGCAGGACCTCTTTAGTGAAAAGGCAGAATTTACTATCATGAAGCAGTCAAAAGATGGCCGGCTTGAGATCATTACTAAAAAAGGCAAAAAAGTTACTGCAATGAAGGTCGAGAAAGAGAAGGCCGAGGGCAGGGGGGAGCGTCTCGGCACTGCGTACAGGCTTGAAGACGGGAGTCTTGTCTATGTGCCTGAACAATGA